Proteins encoded within one genomic window of Streptomyces profundus:
- the mraY gene encoding phospho-N-acetylmuramoyl-pentapeptide-transferase, with amino-acid sequence MRQILFSGAIGLFLTLVGTPLLIKVLARRGYGQYIRDDGPRDHHSKRGTPTMGGIAFILATLIAYTVTKVVTSSQPTISGLLVLFLMAGMGLVGFLDDYIKIVRRRSLGLRAGAKMLGQFIVGVAFAILSLNFADSRGLTPASTHLSFTQDFSWSIGPVLFVLWALFMILAMSNGVNLTDGLDGLATGAAVMVFGAYVFIGVWQYGQTCAEFATAGASCYEVRDPLDGAVVASALMGALFGFLWWNTSPAKIFMGDTGSLALGGALAGLAIVSRTELLVAVLGGLFVLITMSVVIQVGSFKLTGRRVFKMAPLQHHFELKGWSEVLVVVRFWIIQGMCVIVGIGIFYGTWVADW; translated from the coding sequence ATGAGGCAGATCCTCTTCTCCGGAGCCATCGGGCTCTTCCTCACCCTGGTCGGCACCCCGCTGCTGATCAAGGTGCTCGCCCGCCGCGGCTACGGCCAGTACATCAGGGACGACGGGCCGAGGGACCACCACAGCAAACGCGGCACCCCGACCATGGGCGGCATCGCGTTCATCCTGGCCACCCTGATCGCGTACACGGTCACCAAGGTCGTCACCAGCTCACAGCCCACCATCTCGGGGCTGCTGGTGCTCTTCCTGATGGCCGGCATGGGCCTGGTCGGCTTCCTCGACGACTACATCAAGATCGTCCGCCGGCGGAGCCTGGGCCTGCGGGCCGGCGCCAAGATGCTCGGCCAGTTCATCGTGGGTGTCGCCTTCGCGATCCTCTCGCTGAACTTCGCCGACTCCCGGGGCCTCACACCGGCCTCCACCCACCTCTCCTTCACCCAGGACTTCAGCTGGTCCATCGGCCCGGTGCTCTTCGTGCTGTGGGCCCTGTTCATGATCCTGGCGATGTCCAACGGGGTGAACCTCACCGACGGACTCGACGGACTGGCCACCGGCGCCGCCGTGATGGTCTTCGGCGCCTACGTCTTCATCGGCGTCTGGCAGTACGGCCAGACCTGCGCCGAGTTCGCCACCGCCGGCGCGAGCTGTTACGAGGTACGAGATCCGCTCGACGGGGCCGTGGTGGCGTCGGCCCTGATGGGCGCGCTCTTCGGCTTCCTGTGGTGGAACACCTCACCAGCCAAGATCTTCATGGGCGACACCGGCTCGCTGGCCCTGGGCGGCGCGCTCGCCGGCCTGGCCATCGTCTCCCGCACCGAGCTGCTGGTCGCCGTGCTCGGCGGACTCTTCGTGCTGATCACCATGTCCGTGGTGATCCAGGTCGGCTCGTTCAAACTCACCGGCAGACGCGTCTTCAAGATGGCACCGCTCCAGCACCACTTCGAGCTGAAAGGCTGGAGCGAAGTGCTGGTGGTGGTCAGATTCTGGATCAT